The Odocoileus virginianus isolate 20LAN1187 ecotype Illinois chromosome 12, Ovbor_1.2, whole genome shotgun sequence genome has a segment encoding these proteins:
- the CCDC74B gene encoding coiled-coil domain-containing protein 74B isoform X1: MSAAGVAAGQRPRSSGLPGSRGASRPRPRLPAVPQPGQHGTSLGLSEAQKRVLDLEKSVQFLQQQHSETLVKLHEEIEHLKRENKDLHYKLIMNQKPQKKGSMSSSSLQSSKSVSNTTVSASSQGKARPQPGSSKKQDWKAEVPQKPDLEEETSVSTLLHGSRVDKALGVQGLVREEEADSANAVPPWAVGSQHKGRQVPGAPPSVGLPLHLRKPATLRQCEVVIRQLWNANLLQAQELQHLKSLLEGSQRPRAGPEEAGPSSPRDQEALHLGATQLPKIATKGISKKCLILSRAPVAERAILPALKQSLKTSFAERQRRLQAVQGRRLRRSPL, from the exons ATGAGCGCGGCGGGGGTGGCTGCCGGGCAGCGGCCCCGCAGCTCGGGGCTCCCGGGCTCCCGGGGCGCAtcgcgcccgcgcccgcgcctGCCGGCGGTCCCCCAGCCCGGACAGCACGGCACGTCGCTGGGGCTCAGCGAGGCTCAGAAGCGGGTGCTGGACTTGGAGAAGAGCGTGCAGTTCCTGCAGCAGCAGCACTCGGAGACGCTGGTCAAGCTCCACGAGGAGATCGAGCACCTGAAGCGGGAGAACAAGG ATCTCCACTACAAGCTCATCATGAACCAGAAACCGCAGAAGAAAG GCAGCATGTCGAGCTCCAGCCTTCAGTCCAGCAAGTCCGTCTCGAATACGACAGTGTCGG CCAGCTCTCAGGGCAAGGCCAGGCCCCAGCCCGGCTCCTCTAAGAAGCAAGACTGGAAAGCTGAAGTCCCCCAGAAGCCggacctggaggaggagaccTCGGTCAGCACCCTGCTTCACGGCAGCAGGGTGGACAAGGCCCTCGGGGTGCAGGGGCTTGTCAG ggaggaggaagcagacagTGCTAACGCAGTGCCCCCCTGGGCGGTGGGCAGCCAGCACAAGGGCAGGCAGGTGCCAGGGGCGCCCCCCTCGGTGGGCCTGCCCCTGCATCTGCGCAAGCCCGCCACCCTGCGGCAGTGTGAGGTCGTCATCCGGCAGCTGTGGAATGCCAACCTCCTGCAGGcacaggag cTGCAACACCTCAAGTCGCTCCTGGAAGGGAGCCAGAGGCCCAGGGCCGGCCCCGAGGAGGCTGGGCCCAGCTCCCCCAG ggaccaggAGGCCCTGCACTTGGGGGCCACGCAGCTCCCCAAGATTGCCACCAAGGGCATCTCTAAGAAATG CCTGATCCTAAGCCGGGCGCCTGTGGCGGAGCGTGCCATCCTGCCAGCGCTGAAGCAGAGCCTCAAGACCAGCTTCGCGGAGCGGCAGCGGCGGCTGCAGGCGGTGCAGGGCCGGAGGCTGCGCCGCTCACCGCTCTAA
- the CCDC74B gene encoding coiled-coil domain-containing protein 74B isoform X2: MSQPSTAPAPVPEASGHPTVSTATTHGLICSPLTLPVPQSHPGLPSPPIAEARSTLGGGLSGSMSSSSLQSSKSVSNTTVSASSQGKARPQPGSSKKQDWKAEVPQKPDLEEETSVSTLLHGSRVDKALGVQGLVREEEADSANAVPPWAVGSQHKGRQVPGAPPSVGLPLHLRKPATLRQCEVVIRQLWNANLLQAQELQHLKSLLEGSQRPRAGPEEAGPSSPRDQEALHLGATQLPKIATKGISKKCLILSRAPVAERAILPALKQSLKTSFAERQRRLQAVQGRRLRRSPL, from the exons ATGAGCCAGCCCAGCACAGCCCCAGCTCCGGTCCCTGAGGCTTCGGGCCACCCCACTGTCTCCACAGCAACCACGCACGGCCTTATCTGCAGCCCACTTACCTTGCCTGTCCCCCAGTCTCACCCagggctcccctcccctcctatTGCTGAGGCCAGGTCTACATTGGGAGGTGGTCTGAGTG GCAGCATGTCGAGCTCCAGCCTTCAGTCCAGCAAGTCCGTCTCGAATACGACAGTGTCGG CCAGCTCTCAGGGCAAGGCCAGGCCCCAGCCCGGCTCCTCTAAGAAGCAAGACTGGAAAGCTGAAGTCCCCCAGAAGCCggacctggaggaggagaccTCGGTCAGCACCCTGCTTCACGGCAGCAGGGTGGACAAGGCCCTCGGGGTGCAGGGGCTTGTCAG ggaggaggaagcagacagTGCTAACGCAGTGCCCCCCTGGGCGGTGGGCAGCCAGCACAAGGGCAGGCAGGTGCCAGGGGCGCCCCCCTCGGTGGGCCTGCCCCTGCATCTGCGCAAGCCCGCCACCCTGCGGCAGTGTGAGGTCGTCATCCGGCAGCTGTGGAATGCCAACCTCCTGCAGGcacaggag cTGCAACACCTCAAGTCGCTCCTGGAAGGGAGCCAGAGGCCCAGGGCCGGCCCCGAGGAGGCTGGGCCCAGCTCCCCCAG ggaccaggAGGCCCTGCACTTGGGGGCCACGCAGCTCCCCAAGATTGCCACCAAGGGCATCTCTAAGAAATG CCTGATCCTAAGCCGGGCGCCTGTGGCGGAGCGTGCCATCCTGCCAGCGCTGAAGCAGAGCCTCAAGACCAGCTTCGCGGAGCGGCAGCGGCGGCTGCAGGCGGTGCAGGGCCGGAGGCTGCGCCGCTCACCGCTCTAA